Genomic window (Helicobacter jaachi):
GGAGGCGCATTACAAGCGTGCGATTAATAAAAATTGAGATAATAAGCACAATAACAATAAAAGTAACAAGTATAGAGATAACTATAGTCGTGCTAATCTCCTGCAATGGCGCATATACAGAATCTTGCGGAGCAGAAACTAGCACACTCCAAAATGTCCCTGTATTTCGCCACACTTCAAATGTAGAAACACCACCAATTGCCTCTTGTCCATATCGATTTTCATACTGAAAAATCCCGCTTTGGTGGTTATCTTGCGCATCAATGATTTGTTTGACTGAAGCGCTTTGATTAACATCTGCAATTTTCTTACCAAAATGCTCCATATTATCACTTGCCGCATACACGCCGCCCGGAGATAAAATAGAAATAAAATCATCTTTAAATACGCTATTTTGCTTATTTAGCACTATACCATTTGCAATCGCATCAAGGTTAATAGAAAGCCCAACCATACCCACAAGCTTATCGCCATTAAGCAGTGGCACGACTGCATTCACTGCGTGGAATATCTCGCCTTCAAGCGTTACTTCAAAAGGCACGCCAAATATCGAACGCTTCTCATCAAGCGCTTTTTTCGCCGCTGGGAAATCAAGCACAACCGCATCTGGCTTGACTTTGCGCACACCGCCTACACGAGATGGCTCATCATCACGATATAGCCTTAAGTAGCCACTTCTACCATTTTTGGTAAAAAGCTCATCTGGCTTGCCGCCCTCAAGCTCAAACATATAAACAAAAGCATATTTTGCCCAATTAGATGTATCAAGCAAGCTAAAGAGGCTGCCATCAATAGCTTTGCTCTCTATAGCAACGCCTGCTTGCAAAAAATTACTAATCACGCCCTGTGTATTCTCCAAAAGCGCAAAGCTCTCATCAAAAATAGGCGCGATATTATTCGCATGCCGCTCAGCAGCATTATAAAGCAGTGATTTTGCCTCTTTATCAAGCACGGCACGCGTTTGAGCAATAACCACAAATGCCATAATAGCGATACATACAAGCACAACAATGGCGATGACAAGATTCATTTTTGTGCCAAATTTTAATCTCCTAAAAAAGCTCAACATAGCAAAAACCTCCAAAAAGTAGTAAAAATGAGGCAATTATTCCTTAATTATTTACAAAATAATATAATTTTCCTGCAATTTGTAAAATATTATGTTGAGAGTTGTTACTAAAATATACAAAAATATATAGAGTCGCATATAATGCTTAAAAATAAGAAAAATATATGAAATATTGCTTTTATCTTAGGTATTTGTTTGCCTAATTGGCTTATTAAGATGAGTGGTAAAAAGTGGGATTAAAGTGATGTGCAAAAGTAGTAAGAGTTAAAAGCCCCCAAAGCCCTAAAGGCTTTGCAGGATAAGATTGTTAAGCTCTGCGCCAAAGGCTTTTGCATTTTTAAGACTATCGCCCTCTAGCACCACCGCTGCGCCAAATAGTAAAAGTGCAGATTGAGCGATTTTCTCACTGCTTGCATTTTTGAGCTTTGTAAAAATTTCGTGATTAATATTAAGCTCAAGTGTAGGCTTAGATTCTGGTAATTGCTGCCCCATTTGCGCCATAAGATTTGCCATCATAGGATTTGCGTCCTCTTTAATAAGCGCTATGGGAGCTTCGCCAAGAGTGGAGAGCTTCACATCGGCAATCTGCTCTCCCAAAGCCTCCTTAAAGCCCTTGATAATAGGCTCAAAGGCTTTTTGCGTCTTTTTATCCACAGCCTCTTCACCTAGCTCCTCTAAAGCCTCTTTTGAGTTAATACTCCTTAGCGGCACTTTATCATACTCACCAACCATAGGCATAACCACAGAATCAATCTCATCGCTCAAAAGCAGCACATCAAAGCCCTTTTGCGCAAATTTTTCAAGCAATGGCGTATTTCTAAGCGCATCTTTATTCTCACCAAGAATATAATAAATGCTCTTTTGCTCACTACTCATCGCCTCCTTATAAGCCTTGAGTGAAATATGCTCACTCTTAAAGCTATCAAAACGCAATAACTCTAAAATTTTCTCCTTATTTTCATAATCGCTATACAAGCCCTCTTTAAGCACTTTGCCAAATTGCTCATAAAACGCCTTATAATCTGCTTCCTTTTTGGCAATATTGCCAATTTCGCTTAGAATCTTCTTTGTGGAGGCAGATTTGATATTGGCTAAAATCTTATTTTGCTGCAAAATCTCACGACTCACATTAAGAGGTAAATCCTCGCTATCAATCACCCCGCGGATAAAGCGCAAATAAGGCGGCAAAAGCTCCTTATCATCATCGGTGATAAATACACGCTTGACATAGAGCTTTACACCCGATTGATAATCCACGCGGAACAAATCAAAAGGCGCTTTGCTTGGGATAAAAAAGAGCGTAGTATATTCTAAATTACCCTCCACTTTAGTGTGAATCCACCGCATGGGCGGATTATTATCATGCGAAAATGTGCTATAAAACTCCTTATAATCTTCATCTTTTAGCTCGCTCTTAGGGATTTTCCACAGGGCTTTAGCGGTATTAATCTGCTCTTGCTTTTGCTCTTTTTTCTCCTTTTTGTCCTCGCCCTCGCCCTCAAAGCTAGATTCTGTATAATGCAAATAAATAGGGAATGCAATGTGTTGTGAATACTTATGAATGATATTTTCAATCTCCCAGCGTGAGGCGAAATGCGCATCTTCATCGCGCAAATAAAGCGTAATTTGCGTGCCTTGCGTATCTTTCACACATTCGCCAATCTCATATTCTCCCTTGCCCTCACTCACCCACGCATGGGCTTTCTCTTCACCGGCTTTCTTGCTTTGCACCACCACACGATGCGCCACCATAAACGCAGAGTAAAAGCCCACGCCAAATTGCCCAATAAGCGCAGAATCTTTTTTCTTATCCCCGCTAAGTTGCGCCAGAAAGCTCTTTGTGCCAGATTTTGCGATAACGCCTAAATGCTCTTTCATATCATTTTCACTCATACCGATGCCATTATCCTCTATGGTGAGCGTTTTTTTTGCCTCATCAAAGGAAATATCAATACGCGGCGTAAAAGCAAGATTTTTTAATTTATCATCTGTAAGCGTGAGGTATGAGAGCTTATCAAGCGCGTCAGAGGCGTTACTTACAAGCTCACGCAAAAAAATCTCCTTATTAGAATACAAAGAATGTATCATTAAATCTAAAAGCTGTGTGATTTCGGTTTGGAATTGATGTTTTGTTGCCATCGTTTGCTCCTTAAATTAAAATATTTAGCAATTATAGCAGAAAATGTTAAATTTTGTATAAAGTTGATAGTAATATTATAAACTTTAGTGAGCTAATTAATATAATATATATTTAGCCTATGATATTAAATCTACTCTAAAATTATTTTATTTGCGCCATTTGAAACCATTTTTGCACTATTTCACACGCCATTTATAGACAATAATAAGAAAAGTATGCATTCTTGTGATATTGTAAGTTTTTAAAACTAGGTAAAGATTATTTTACAATATAATGTCATATTTGATACTAATGCGCATTTATCGTTATTTATGCTAAGATATGATTGCAAATCAAAAAGGAGAAAACATGCAGCATAAAACAAATCCTTATTACTCCCCTTGCCCTGTGGAGACCACGCTCAACATCGTGGGCAATAAATGGAAGCTACTTATTATCTCAAAACTTTTAGAGGATAAGAAACGATTTGGCGAGCTTAAAAAGGAGCTAAGCGCGACTAAAAATCAAAGCATTAGCCAAAATGTCCTCACACAAAACTTACGCGAACTAGAGGAAGCCAAAATCATCAAACGCAAGGTATTTGCGCAAGTGCCGCCAAAGGTAGAATACTCCCTCACAGAACTTGGCGCGAGTTTAGAATCTGTGCTAAATAGCCTTGAGACATGGGGCGGAAACTACCAAAAAGGCTGCATATAGCTTTAATGCTTATTTTGACTAATGGCTTTCAAAAGCCGCTTTTCTAGCACTTTAGGTTTAGCTATGCTATTTTTTGCCCGCGCATTGAGTGCGTGAAAAATCTCCCTTATATTTATAGAATCTAGCCCATAATCGCGCGGATTGCGCGAAATATTTACTTGCTTAAATAGCCTTAGAATGCGCTTTTTATAAGGCTTTAATATCTCAAACGCCAAGCTTTTTTTAGGCAGAGATTCTATAATGTAGGGCAAGCTAAAGCTACACGCCAAGCCATGCGGGATATGAAATTGCATAGTCAAAGGATAGCTTATAGCGTGTGCGAGCGCAGTTTGGGTATTGCTAAAGGCAAGTCCGGCGTGTATGGAGGCAAGTGCAAGCCTTTGGCGTAAAAATCTCAAATCCTCCGCACACGATTTTGTATTACAAGACTTTGCGATGCTAGATTCTATATTTCTAGATTCTGTAAAATAAGATTTCATATCGCTAGATTTTGCGTGCTTTACGCGTTTTTTAGCCTCTTTTGTAAGCCTTTCATACAGCAAAGGCAAATATTCCAAAATCAAATCCATAGCGCGCAGCGCGTTATTTGTAGAAATGGGATTAGCATTTTTATTCCACAGCGACTCTACGCTATGAGAGAGCGCATCAAGCGCGGTATGCACGCTTAAATCTAGCGGCATATTTTGCATTAAAGATATATCATAAATCGCCACTTGACAATACAAATGCTCAAGCATTAATGAATGCTTTTTGTTGTGCTTACTCTCCCAGATAGTCGCCCATTTAGTAAGCTCACTACTCGTGCCAGCCGTTGTTGGCAGCGCATACACATTAGCTTTTTTAATGTTTTTAGCACCTTCTCCCGCACCATTTTTAAGTAAATTGTCAAACTCCCCAAAGCCTATATCAAGGCTCACAGCCTTAGCCGCATCAATCACACTTCCCCCACCAAGCGCGATAATTTGGCTAGCACCCCTACTCTGCGCCCATATATCGCCAAAAAACGCTAGTTGCGGATTTGGCGGCACGAGTATCACTTGAGTGATATTTATGTATTTTCTTAAATCCTCAATCTTTGGCGCAAAGCTCCTGCTTGTAAGCACAAGCGCGCTCTGCCCACCTAACTCATCTCTTAAAATCTGCGTAAATTCCACATCAAACTTAATACGCACAGGATTAAAATAACTAAATGCCATATGTTTCCTTTTTTAGATTCTATAATTTCCGCGCTGTTGCTTTTTGTAAAAAGCCGCGCGGTCTTGTTTGCTGGCAAGTAAATTGCCCTCAAACGCCTAAAGTATAAAGTTATAGCTGCTTTAAGCATCTATCAACTTATTTTTTGAGGTTAGATTCTATAATTCCGCGCTGTTGCTTTTGCTAGCACAAAAGCCGCGCGGTCTTGTTTGCTGGCAAGTGAATTGCCCTCAAACGCCTAAAGTATAAAGTTATAGCTGCTTTAAGCATCTATCAACTTATTTTTAAAGGTTAGATTCTATAAATTTTGCTAGGCGCATGGCGACTTGTGGCGGGGTGATTTTTGGGCGGCCTAGCTCTTTTTTACTGCCTTTTGCAATGCGTAAATATATGAAAAATGCGCCTTTTTTGTCACTTTTAGATTCTATAAATTCGCTCAAAGCGCGCTCAAACTCGCTCAAATCCTTTGCCACGCACACATTTTTATATCCGCACGCGCGCGCCACAAGCGCAAAATCCACAAATGGTGAGAGATTATCCTGCCCGCCTGTGCTATCATGGCTGTGATTATCTAGCAAAATGTGGCAAAAATTCCCCTGATTACGCGTATAATACGCATTCGCCGCCAAGCTGCCTAGCCGCATAAGCAGTGCAGAATCGCCATCAATGGCAATGACTTTTTTGCTACTAGCAAGCGCAATGCCAAGCCCCAAAGCGCCCACACAGCCCATCGAGCCTACCATATAAAGCTGATTTGCCCTGTCGCCTAGCTCGTAAAGCTCGCGTCCGCACTTTCCAGTGGTGGCTAAAATAACGCAGTTTTTGCCTAAATCTTGCACGATTTTTAACGCCTGAAGTCTTGAGGGGAGTTTAGATTCTATAGAATCTAAATTTACATCAAATGATGTTTGCTTCGTCATTATGTTATTATTTTTTTCTTTCGCAAAGGGGGAGGGGCTTGAATTAGGCGAAGTCGCTCCCTCCCCCTTTGCAATCCCCCACCCCGACGACGCCTTTAAAGTTTGCGCTGCGCGCCCATCGATATTTATTTGCGACAAGGTCGTGCCTTGTCGCTTTACAGAATCTAGCGGCACATCGCTAAAAGTGCCCTTACGCACGATAAATACAAAACTCTCACCGCTTTGTAAAGTCGCTTTTGCCCTTTTTAGCTGCCCCATTGCATCACTAAAATTAGTGCTTAAAAATTCATATTTTATCTCGCAGGTTTCAAGCAATTTATGCGTAATTTTGCCTAGCAATTCGTGCTGCGGCTCATCGGTATTTTCGCCCTTTTCATTTGGCTCGCCGCGCAGGGATACGAAGCAAAGAATTGGGATTTTAAAAGTGTGATTTAGGCTTGTAAGGGGGCTTAGGGCGTTGCTTAAGCCGCTATTTTGCATTAATACCACGCCGTAAAAATCGTCGTCTTTTTGGTAATTTTGGGCGGATTTTTTAGAATCTAGATTCTGTAAATTTTTAGATTCTATAGAATCCATACCACATAGCGAAATGCCGCTGGCAATGGCGATTGCCTCGCCCTCATTATTTGCCATAATGAAGCGATTTGCATTTATGCAGCAATTAATTAGCGCGCTAAGATAGCTGCAAGGCACGCCGCTGACGCGATTTAAGCCTAGCTCAAACATCAAATCCACAAATTTTTGCGTCTCAATCATTTTTTCCCTTTAAAATCTAGATTTTTAAAATCGCAATGCTTAGATTATCTCCGATTGGAATCTTTTGAAAACTTTTTAAATTTTGCTTTGCAAAAAACTCCTGCACCGCCGCGCGCACGCCCACATAGCCATTTGAAAAATACTCATGGATTAAAATCACGCCGCCCTCGCACATTCGCGGATAAAAAAACTTTAACCCCGCTAAAATAGGCTCATACAAATCGCAATCAAGATTCACAAAGCAAAATTTAGAATCTAAATCTGTGCAATCTTGCGCACTTTGCGGAAACCAGCCCTTTTTAATAACGCAGTTTTTAGGATTTGGCATTTTGCTTAGCACCAGCTCTACACTTGTATTTGCAAAATGTTTCGCGCCCAAATTCGCGCCCATAACGCCATCTTTAGTGTTAGAATTACCGCCTAAATCCTGCATGCTAAAGCCCTCAAATGTGTCAAAAAGATAGAATCTATTTTTGCTAAAAGCCTCATTTATCACGCGCGCAAAGTCGCCGCGATACACGCCCACTTCGGCTATGGCGTAGTTTTGGCGGCTAGATTCTGTGTTTATAGAATCTGTGGCTTTAGATTCTATATTTTGCAAAAATTCACTTGCAAATTCACGCACAAAATTTTCGCGCGCTTTGACGCTTACCTCGATATAGCTTGTGTCGATTTTCTCCTTTGGGACGCCTAGACTTTGCAGCTGCGCGCTAATTTCATATAGCCCTGTGAATGTGCCAATGATTATTCTATCAAAGTCTAGATTTTGGAGTTGCAAAGAGTTATACACAATTACCCCCCCCCCCCCCGCATATATCGCTAGATTCCATAAAATTCGAGCTAGATTCTATAGAATCTAAATTCACAATTTTCCCAGCCTTATTCTCATCATTGTCAATAAATGCGATAAGCTCAATCTTAGAATCTTTTATAAGTTGAGAGCCAATAAGCCGCCCGCAATTCCCAGCACCAAAAATCGCCACTTTTTCTTTTTTCATTTTTACTCCTTTTTAAAAATTAAAGATTCTATAAAATCTTTATATAGTCCCAGGGATTAGTTTAAGTATAGAATCTATACTCATACACTCACCCTCAATCTCTTTGCTCCTATCATGCTCCAAAATGCCCTGTGCCACGCGCTGCATGGCTATGAAACTCGCGCGCAGCATTTGATTTGCATAAATGATGATATTCGCCCCAGCATCGCTCAAATCGCGCGCGGTGATGTCATTAAAGCTCGTTGGCACGACCACCACAGGCGTATTAGAATCTAGCTTTCGAAACGCGTCCAAAAACGTCAAAATCTCACTAGCATTTTTATGCCGCGAGTGAATCATAATGCCATCAGCCCCAGCGTCACGATACGCAAACGCCCTATGCAGCGCATCTTTTTGCCCTTTGTTTAAAATAAGCGATTCAATTCGCGCGATAATCATAAAATCGCTTGTGATTTGAGCAAGCTTGCCAGCGCGGATTTTATCGCTAAAATCTTTCACACTATCTTGCGTTTGCGGCACATCATTGCCTAATAGCGAGTTTTTCTTAAGCCCAGTTTTATCCTCGATAATTACCGCAGAAATGCCCACGCGCTCTAGACTCCTTACGCTAAAGGCAAAATGCTCGATTTTCCCGCCCGTATCAGCATCATAAATTAGCGGCTTTGTAGTCACCTCAAAAATCTCATTTATCGTATTTAGGCGGCTTGTAAGCTCGACTGCCTCGATATCTGGCTTACCACGACTTGTAGAATCTGTCAAAGATGAACTCCAAAAGCCATCAAATTCAATTTTTTGCCCATTGTGCTTAACATGGCTATTTTGCGCGATTAGGGCGGAGAGGGCGGAGTGAGTTTCAAGGATTCTAAGTGGAGATTTTGCGTTTATGAGGCGTCGCAGGAGTGAAAGGCGCGCATTTGTGGTAATGCCAATGGCGCGGGCATTCTCATTTAGCTGTGTAGAGCTAATGCCCTGCGTGTAATGCGGCTCGATAAGCTCGCCACAGCCTAATTCTTGCAACGTGTCAATCACATTTTGCCGCACATAGCTTTGCGCGCCACTTTTCCAGTCATCGCCATGTATTACATATCGCGGCTTTAGCGCGCGGATATTGCCCTCATAGCTTAACGTGTCCTGCGGGATAACGACATCGACTTCTTTAAGGTGGCTAACGACTTCAAGGCGCTGCTCGTAAGTCATATAGGGCAGACGTTTATAACTTGCGATGGCTTTGTCAGTGAGCAAGCCTAGCACGACTTTGGCTTTGGGAGAATTTGGCGCACTAGATTCTAAATCATTTGCTAATTTCCTTGCGATTTTTAGGATATTTATGTGCCCTGGGTGGATTAAATCCGCTGCCATCGCGACATAAATGATTATGTCATCTTCATTTTTCTTTTTACTTTTAGTGTGTAACGGGGGGGGGGGGGGTGAATACATATTTTTCATAGCAATCCTTTC
Coding sequences:
- the htpG gene encoding molecular chaperone HtpG, with the translated sequence MATKHQFQTEITQLLDLMIHSLYSNKEIFLRELVSNASDALDKLSYLTLTDDKLKNLAFTPRIDISFDEAKKTLTIEDNGIGMSENDMKEHLGVIAKSGTKSFLAQLSGDKKKDSALIGQFGVGFYSAFMVAHRVVVQSKKAGEEKAHAWVSEGKGEYEIGECVKDTQGTQITLYLRDEDAHFASRWEIENIIHKYSQHIAFPIYLHYTESSFEGEGEDKKEKKEQKQEQINTAKALWKIPKSELKDEDYKEFYSTFSHDNNPPMRWIHTKVEGNLEYTTLFFIPSKAPFDLFRVDYQSGVKLYVKRVFITDDDKELLPPYLRFIRGVIDSEDLPLNVSREILQQNKILANIKSASTKKILSEIGNIAKKEADYKAFYEQFGKVLKEGLYSDYENKEKILELLRFDSFKSEHISLKAYKEAMSSEQKSIYYILGENKDALRNTPLLEKFAQKGFDVLLLSDEIDSVVMPMVGEYDKVPLRSINSKEALEELGEEAVDKKTQKAFEPIIKGFKEALGEQIADVKLSTLGEAPIALIKEDANPMMANLMAQMGQQLPESKPTLELNINHEIFTKLKNASSEKIAQSALLLFGAAVVLEGDSLKNAKAFGAELNNLILQSL
- the rrpB gene encoding MarR family transcription factor RrpB, yielding MQHKTNPYYSPCPVETTLNIVGNKWKLLIISKLLEDKKRFGELKKELSATKNQSISQNVLTQNLRELEEAKIIKRKVFAQVPPKVEYSLTELGASLESVLNSLETWGGNYQKGCI
- a CDS encoding iron-containing alcohol dehydrogenase, whose amino-acid sequence is MAFSYFNPVRIKFDVEFTQILRDELGGQSALVLTSRSFAPKIEDLRKYINITQVILVPPNPQLAFFGDIWAQSRGASQIIALGGGSVIDAAKAVSLDIGFGEFDNLLKNGAGEGAKNIKKANVYALPTTAGTSSELTKWATIWESKHNKKHSLMLEHLYCQVAIYDISLMQNMPLDLSVHTALDALSHSVESLWNKNANPISTNNALRAMDLILEYLPLLYERLTKEAKKRVKHAKSSDMKSYFTESRNIESSIAKSCNTKSCAEDLRFLRQRLALASIHAGLAFSNTQTALAHAISYPLTMQFHIPHGLACSFSLPYIIESLPKKSLAFEILKPYKKRILRLFKQVNISRNPRDYGLDSINIREIFHALNARAKNSIAKPKVLEKRLLKAISQNKH
- a CDS encoding thiamine pyrophosphate-dependent enzyme — protein: MIETQKFVDLMFELGLNRVSGVPCSYLSALINCCINANRFIMANNEGEAIAIASGISLCGMDSIESKNLQNLDSKKSAQNYQKDDDFYGVVLMQNSGLSNALSPLTSLNHTFKIPILCFVSLRGEPNEKGENTDEPQHELLGKITHKLLETCEIKYEFLSTNFSDAMGQLKRAKATLQSGESFVFIVRKGTFSDVPLDSVKRQGTTLSQINIDGRAAQTLKASSGWGIAKGEGATSPNSSPSPFAKEKNNNIMTKQTSFDVNLDSIESKLPSRLQALKIVQDLGKNCVILATTGKCGRELYELGDRANQLYMVGSMGCVGALGLGIALASSKKVIAIDGDSALLMRLGSLAANAYYTRNQGNFCHILLDNHSHDSTGGQDNLSPFVDFALVARACGYKNVCVAKDLSEFERALSEFIESKSDKKGAFFIYLRIAKGSKKELGRPKITPPQVAMRLAKFIESNL
- a CDS encoding TylF/MycF family methyltransferase, producing the protein MYNSLQLQNLDFDRIIIGTFTGLYEISAQLQSLGVPKEKIDTSYIEVSVKARENFVREFASEFLQNIESKATDSINTESSRQNYAIAEVGVYRGDFARVINEAFSKNRFYLFDTFEGFSMQDLGGNSNTKDGVMGANLGAKHFANTSVELVLSKMPNPKNCVIKKGWFPQSAQDCTDLDSKFCFVNLDCDLYEPILAGLKFFYPRMCEGGVILIHEYFSNGYVGVRAAVQEFFAKQNLKSFQKIPIGDNLSIAILKI
- a CDS encoding nucleoside-diphosphate sugar epimerase/dehydratase, whose protein sequence is MKKEKVAIFGAGNCGRLIGSQLIKDSKIELIAFIDNDENKAGKIVNLDSIESSSNFMESSDICGGGGGNCV
- the aepX gene encoding phosphoenolpyruvate mutase, coding for MKNMYSPPPPPLHTKSKKKNEDDIIIYVAMAADLIHPGHINILKIARKLANDLESSAPNSPKAKVVLGLLTDKAIASYKRLPYMTYEQRLEVVSHLKEVDVVIPQDTLSYEGNIRALKPRYVIHGDDWKSGAQSYVRQNVIDTLQELGCGELIEPHYTQGISSTQLNENARAIGITTNARLSLLRRLINAKSPLRILETHSALSALIAQNSHVKHNGQKIEFDGFWSSSLTDSTSRGKPDIEAVELTSRLNTINEIFEVTTKPLIYDADTGGKIEHFAFSVRSLERVGISAVIIEDKTGLKKNSLLGNDVPQTQDSVKDFSDKIRAGKLAQITSDFMIIARIESLILNKGQKDALHRAFAYRDAGADGIMIHSRHKNASEILTFLDAFRKLDSNTPVVVVPTSFNDITARDLSDAGANIIIYANQMLRASFIAMQRVAQGILEHDRSKEIEGECMSIDSILKLIPGTI